A single Pseudomonas putida DNA region contains:
- a CDS encoding TonB-dependent receptor: MSRFIKLHPLAACLAVTLPALADEPVLNLPSTAITDTRDPQQVDLATPTEAGSRLNLSALETPASTSSITAEQIEQRNNLTVQDAVTRSPGITFIGNPGDGGTGLSARGFTGHGSVMTLFDGARLYTGAGTQTFPVDPWMVEQIDVIRGPASVLYGEGATGAVINVIPKKPFVGDIHNRLRLGYGSWDRQQLGLDSGGSLSERLSYRLTLNQQAGNGWVDRTDSRSLALSAALRFDASDDLSFTLAHERGDAQPANYYGTPLIDGQYRSSLRKKNYNIQNDVQRYHDEWTRFTTDWTLNDHISASNQLYYIKSRRHWRNAENYSWDDDRQQLERQSYLEIKHNQEQIGDRQTFTFDHSLFGLASKTLVGVEYNKVRFNVDSNRPYNDVGGDYIDPWQPTPGWFHSDSPTRPQTLSTTHTFALFAENRLQLSERLSLVTGVRRDQNHIDRDNLIDGSRSDRSLQGGNWRAGLVFAVTDNLSLYGQYSTSEDGVDNLVSLSPTQMHYDLTEAKQTELGLKQRFWEGRGEWTLAAFHIVKNKLLVDDPITHEAQQAGQQTSDGLEASLELALGQQWQVSANASLVRAKFDDFDEVVDGVAQDRAGNRPANVPRRTANLWLSKGFGQQVEAGIGARYVDERYADTANSQSAPGYTVVDANIGWQVLPDVRLGLQVNNLFDREYVASVFSGEQWVMGAPRSYFATVDYTF, from the coding sequence ATGTCCCGATTCATCAAGCTTCACCCTCTGGCGGCCTGCCTGGCCGTTACCCTGCCAGCCCTGGCCGACGAACCTGTGCTGAACCTCCCCTCCACGGCCATCACCGATACCCGTGACCCACAGCAGGTCGACCTGGCCACGCCGACCGAGGCCGGTTCACGGCTGAACCTCAGCGCCCTTGAAACCCCGGCCAGCACCAGCAGCATCACTGCCGAACAGATCGAGCAACGCAATAACCTCACCGTGCAGGACGCCGTGACTCGCTCACCCGGCATCACCTTCATCGGCAACCCGGGCGATGGCGGCACTGGCCTGTCGGCACGCGGCTTCACCGGCCACGGCTCGGTGATGACCCTGTTCGACGGCGCGCGCCTGTACACCGGGGCCGGCACCCAGACGTTCCCGGTCGACCCGTGGATGGTCGAACAGATCGACGTGATCCGCGGCCCTGCTTCGGTACTGTATGGCGAAGGCGCCACTGGCGCAGTGATCAACGTGATCCCGAAGAAACCGTTCGTTGGCGACATCCACAACCGCCTGCGCCTGGGCTACGGTTCCTGGGACCGCCAGCAGTTGGGGCTGGACAGCGGCGGCAGCCTCAGCGAACGCCTGAGCTACCGCCTGACCCTGAACCAGCAGGCCGGCAACGGCTGGGTGGATCGCACCGACTCACGCAGCCTGGCGCTCAGTGCCGCGCTGCGCTTCGATGCCAGTGACGACCTCAGTTTCACCCTGGCCCACGAACGCGGCGACGCCCAGCCGGCCAACTACTACGGCACGCCGCTGATCGACGGCCAGTACCGCAGCAGCCTGCGCAAGAAGAACTACAACATCCAGAACGACGTGCAGCGCTACCACGACGAGTGGACCCGCTTCACCACCGACTGGACGCTCAACGACCACATCAGCGCCAGCAACCAGCTGTACTACATCAAGAGCCGCCGCCACTGGCGCAATGCCGAAAACTACAGCTGGGACGACGATCGCCAGCAGCTGGAGCGCCAGAGCTACCTGGAGATCAAGCACAACCAGGAGCAGATCGGCGACCGCCAGACCTTCACCTTCGACCACAGCCTGTTCGGGCTGGCGAGCAAGACGCTGGTTGGGGTCGAGTACAACAAGGTGCGCTTCAACGTCGACAGCAACCGCCCTTACAACGATGTGGGTGGCGACTACATCGACCCGTGGCAGCCGACCCCGGGCTGGTTCCACAGCGACTCGCCAACCCGCCCGCAGACGCTGTCCACCACCCACACCTTCGCCCTGTTCGCCGAGAACCGCCTGCAGCTCAGCGAGCGCCTGTCGCTGGTGACCGGCGTGCGCCGTGACCAGAACCATATCGACCGCGACAACCTTATCGACGGCAGCCGCAGCGACCGCAGCCTGCAGGGCGGCAACTGGCGCGCAGGGTTGGTGTTTGCGGTCACCGACAACCTGTCGCTGTATGGCCAGTACTCCACCAGCGAGGACGGCGTGGACAACCTGGTCAGCCTCAGCCCGACGCAGATGCACTACGACCTGACCGAGGCGAAGCAGACCGAGTTGGGCCTCAAGCAGCGCTTCTGGGAGGGCCGTGGCGAGTGGACGCTGGCGGCGTTCCATATCGTCAAGAACAAGCTGCTGGTGGATGACCCGATCACCCACGAGGCGCAGCAGGCCGGGCAACAGACCTCCGATGGTCTGGAGGCGTCGCTGGAACTGGCCTTGGGGCAGCAGTGGCAGGTGTCGGCCAATGCCTCGCTGGTGCGGGCCAAGTTCGATGATTTCGACGAGGTGGTCGATGGTGTGGCCCAGGACCGCGCTGGCAACCGGCCGGCCAATGTGCCGCGACGCACGGCCAACCTGTGGCTGAGCAAGGGTTTTGGCCAGCAGGTGGAAGCCGGGATTGGCGCGCGGTATGTGGATGAGCGTTATGCCGACACGGCCAATAGCCAGAGTGCGCCGGGGTATACCGTGGTCGATGCGAACATCGGCTGGCAGGTGCTGCCGGATGTGCGCCTGGGGTTGCAGGTGAACAACCTGTTCGACCGGGAGTATGTGGCCTCGGTGTTCAGTGGCGAGCAGTGGGTGATGGGCGCACCGCGGTCGTATTTTGCCACCGTGGATTACACCTTCTGA
- a CDS encoding GNAT family N-acetyltransferase, producing the protein MIHIRPMTPDDFERFWPTFQGIVQARETYAFDPALTIEQARQLWLQLPLRTLVAEEDGELLGSYYLKANAAGPGAHVGNCGYMVCEGARGRGVARLMCEHSQKLARQEGFLALQFNSVVASNEVAVALWTKLGFETVGRLPKAYRHARLGLVDCLVMYKWLADEPVVEKPALLIGRKNIEARVSRRRGR; encoded by the coding sequence ATGATCCACATCCGCCCCATGACGCCCGACGACTTCGAGCGTTTCTGGCCGACCTTCCAAGGCATCGTCCAGGCCCGTGAGACCTACGCCTTCGACCCCGCACTGACCATCGAGCAGGCACGCCAGCTGTGGCTGCAACTGCCGCTGCGCACACTGGTGGCCGAAGAGGATGGCGAACTGCTCGGCTCCTACTACCTCAAGGCCAATGCCGCAGGCCCTGGCGCGCATGTCGGCAACTGCGGCTACATGGTCTGCGAGGGCGCCCGTGGCCGTGGCGTGGCCCGGCTGATGTGCGAGCACTCGCAGAAGCTGGCGCGCCAGGAGGGCTTCCTGGCGTTGCAGTTCAATTCGGTGGTGGCGAGCAACGAAGTGGCTGTGGCGCTGTGGACCAAGCTGGGCTTCGAGACCGTTGGCCGCCTGCCCAAAGCTTATCGCCATGCCCGCCTGGGGCTGGTCGACTGCCTGGTGATGTACAAGTGGCTGGCCGATGAGCCTGTGGTGGAGAAGCCAGCACTGCTGATCGGGCGCAAGAACATCGAGGCAAGGGTGTCGCGCCGCCGCGGGCGCTAG
- a CDS encoding carboxymuconolactone decarboxylase family protein — MSMMDWDAYRKQLMAGIGDLKQLSPDTVAGYMTASGAGAKTNHLDAKTRELISLAVAVTTRCDGCIAVHSQQAVKHGATREEIAEALGVAVAMNAGAALVYSARAMDAVGKANG, encoded by the coding sequence ATGAGCATGATGGACTGGGACGCCTACCGTAAGCAGTTGATGGCCGGCATCGGCGATCTCAAGCAATTGTCCCCCGACACCGTCGCCGGCTACATGACCGCCAGCGGTGCGGGTGCCAAGACCAACCACCTGGACGCCAAGACCCGCGAACTGATCTCCCTGGCCGTGGCCGTCACAACCCGTTGCGACGGCTGCATCGCCGTGCACTCGCAACAAGCCGTCAAGCACGGCGCCACCCGCGAGGAAATCGCCGAGGCCCTGGGTGTGGCCGTGGCGATGAATGCCGGGGCCGCGCTGGTCTACTCGGCGCGCGCCATGGACGCGGTGGGCAAGGCCAACGGCTGA
- the lpxO gene encoding lipid A hydroxylase LpxO, with the protein MKIALVLIFVLSIAYVHLRGRVRHKLTRQLGDHSSFLAPVNSFLYLFSKHPAKPYLPVDAFPELQPLKDNWQEIRAEAQQLLHVGEIKKSDNYDDVGFNSFFKTGWKRFYLKWYGESHPSAMTLCPRTTELLQGIGTVKAAMFATLPPGAKLVRHRDPYAGSYRFHLGLDTPNDDGCYIDVDGEKYSWRDGEGVVFDETYIHYAANTTEHNRIILFCDIERPLKYRWATAFNRWFSRNVMAAAAAPNDAGDKTGGINRLFTRIYKIRERGKALKKRNRMRYYLEKWLVVAALVLVFVYI; encoded by the coding sequence ATGAAAATTGCACTCGTACTGATCTTCGTCCTCTCGATCGCCTATGTTCACCTGCGCGGTCGGGTACGCCACAAGCTGACCCGTCAGCTGGGCGACCACTCCAGCTTCCTGGCCCCGGTCAACAGCTTCCTGTACCTGTTCTCCAAGCACCCGGCCAAGCCTTACCTGCCGGTGGACGCCTTCCCGGAGCTGCAGCCGCTCAAGGACAACTGGCAGGAGATCCGTGCCGAAGCCCAGCAGCTGCTGCACGTGGGCGAGATCAAGAAGTCCGACAATTATGACGACGTCGGTTTCAATTCGTTCTTCAAGACCGGCTGGAAGCGTTTCTACCTGAAATGGTACGGCGAAAGCCACCCGTCGGCGATGACCCTGTGCCCGCGCACCACCGAGCTGCTGCAAGGCATCGGCACGGTCAAGGCGGCGATGTTCGCCACCCTGCCACCGGGGGCCAAGCTGGTCCGTCACCGTGACCCGTATGCCGGCTCGTACCGCTTCCACCTGGGCCTGGACACGCCGAACGATGACGGTTGCTACATCGATGTGGACGGCGAGAAATACTCCTGGCGCGATGGCGAGGGCGTGGTCTTCGACGAGACCTACATCCACTACGCAGCCAACACCACCGAGCACAACCGCATCATCCTGTTCTGCGACATCGAGCGCCCGTTGAAATACCGCTGGGCCACCGCGTTCAACCGCTGGTTCAGCCGCAACGTCATGGCCGCCGCAGCAGCGCCCAACGACGCGGGCGACAAGACCGGCGGCATCAACCGCCTGTTCACGCGCATCTACAAGATCCGCGAGCGTGGCAAGGCGCTGAAGAAGCGCAACCGCATGCGCTACTACCTGGAAAAGTGGCTGGTGGTCGCCGCCCTGGTACTGGTGTTCGTCTACATCTGA
- the thpR gene encoding RNA 2',3'-cyclic phosphodiesterase, translated as MVQDIRPSGTPFKRLFFALPVSDAQRRAISQWRRGLDLRSGKPVPSENFHLTLLFLGDVDAAQVPAVCAAVDNLTRPDAPLRLLLDRLKTWPRASALVLEAQETPAALRQLVYALQQALLPMGFEAQARECRPHLTLSRDFRGQTPEATVAPDFFVTARHFALYESRKGRYWPLAQWPLTV; from the coding sequence ATGGTTCAGGACATTCGCCCGAGTGGCACCCCCTTCAAAAGGTTGTTCTTCGCCTTGCCTGTCAGCGATGCTCAGCGCCGTGCGATCAGCCAGTGGCGGCGCGGCCTGGACCTGCGCAGCGGCAAGCCGGTGCCCAGCGAAAACTTCCACCTGACCTTGCTGTTTCTGGGTGATGTGGACGCGGCCCAGGTGCCGGCGGTCTGCGCCGCAGTGGACAACCTGACGCGGCCAGACGCGCCTTTGCGGCTGTTGCTCGACCGGCTGAAAACCTGGCCGCGGGCCAGTGCCCTGGTGCTGGAAGCGCAAGAGACACCCGCCGCGCTGCGGCAGCTGGTCTACGCCCTGCAACAGGCCTTGCTGCCGATGGGCTTCGAGGCGCAAGCCCGCGAGTGCCGCCCGCACCTGACCCTGTCACGGGATTTTCGCGGGCAGACGCCTGAAGCCACAGTGGCGCCTGACTTCTTCGTGACGGCCCGGCACTTCGCGCTCTACGAGTCGCGCAAGGGCCGGTACTGGCCACTGGCGCAGTGGCCATTGACGGTGTGA
- a CDS encoding TonB-dependent siderophore receptor, translating into MHNLWPRALPLVAALTSFNALAQAQTLSFNLPPASLAATLNRIASQSGTIIALEPALVRGKQAPAVVGEMSAEQAMQAALAGSGLQLRVTSSGHFSVAPASQSGDALELGSTSITDDYLDATSEGSGSYAARAVTLGKGTHSLKEIPQSITVITRKQLDDQGITDLQDALNHTTGIVGAQGIGPGVVVTSRGFQIDDWQYDGVPIPRNNYSLGNWATQDLVFFDRVEVLRGASGLLQGTGSPGGAINLVRKRGQATPTVTVTGKAGSWDHYGLQLDAGGPLTADGRVRGRMVADEDQSDSFIDYQWSKSHSLYGALDIDLNDATTVGAGISYNRQQSRPMLRGIPRHADGKPVDLPRSTFTGARWSRAETDVTTYYLDLEHRFNDAWAFKAAAVRMDETNTSTHQRVQSTGQGVNADGSGITYADWITDFHNTKLGLDMNLVGHFDTGPLAHEITLGGNYSKLTSDDAYWRNFAASDDSLFGIDHDRPEPSRDSLFDGKLPRANKASYDIRQKGLYGVWRVKPTDDLTLIVGSRVSWFDYSWDSIDFDSRTDPGTRYPTSRMTESGEVTPYAGFVYDLTREWAWYASYTDVFVPQTERAVNNVPLKPVIGSNYETGLKGELLDGRVNASLAIFRYDQENRAVTDVASGFACDDWYCSTAAGKVRSQGIEAEISGEVLSGLQLFAGYTYNTTKFLDDPDEQGRVFSQWTPKHMLRAWADYTLPLDDQRWSTGLGFTTQSHTLGYERTYTVPGYTVWSARLAYQLTPEVSLAVNGNNLFDKKYWVAGFNQLNGSNNYGEPRNFMFTVKYTPEF; encoded by the coding sequence GTGCACAACCTCTGGCCCCGCGCCCTGCCCCTGGTCGCCGCCCTGACCAGTTTCAACGCCCTCGCCCAGGCGCAGACCCTGTCGTTCAACCTGCCGCCTGCGAGCCTGGCGGCCACCCTCAACCGCATCGCCAGCCAGAGCGGCACCATCATCGCCCTGGAGCCGGCCCTGGTGCGTGGCAAGCAAGCGCCGGCCGTGGTCGGCGAGATGAGCGCCGAACAGGCCATGCAAGCGGCCCTGGCCGGCAGTGGCCTGCAATTGCGGGTGACCAGCAGCGGCCATTTCAGCGTGGCCCCGGCCAGCCAGAGCGGTGATGCACTGGAGCTGGGGAGCACCAGCATCACCGACGACTACCTCGATGCCACCAGCGAAGGCAGCGGCTCGTATGCTGCCCGCGCGGTCACCTTGGGCAAAGGCACCCACAGCCTCAAGGAAATCCCCCAGTCGATCACGGTGATTACCCGCAAGCAGCTCGATGACCAAGGCATCACCGACCTGCAGGACGCACTCAACCACACCACCGGCATCGTCGGCGCCCAAGGCATCGGCCCCGGCGTGGTGGTGACCTCGCGTGGCTTCCAGATCGACGACTGGCAATACGACGGCGTGCCGATCCCGCGCAACAACTATTCGCTGGGCAACTGGGCGACCCAGGACCTGGTGTTCTTCGACCGCGTTGAAGTGCTGCGCGGCGCATCAGGCCTGCTGCAAGGTACTGGAAGCCCTGGTGGTGCGATCAACCTGGTACGCAAGCGCGGCCAGGCCACGCCGACCGTTACCGTCACCGGCAAGGCCGGCAGCTGGGACCACTATGGCCTGCAACTGGACGCCGGCGGCCCACTGACCGCCGACGGTCGCGTGCGCGGCCGGATGGTCGCCGACGAAGACCAGAGTGACAGTTTCATCGATTACCAGTGGAGCAAGTCGCACTCGCTGTACGGTGCGTTGGACATCGACCTGAACGATGCCACCACCGTGGGTGCCGGCATCAGCTACAACCGCCAGCAGTCGCGGCCGATGCTGCGCGGTATCCCCCGCCATGCGGACGGCAAGCCGGTCGACCTGCCACGCTCGACCTTCACCGGCGCGCGCTGGAGCCGCGCCGAGACCGACGTGACGACCTACTACCTGGACCTCGAGCACCGTTTCAACGACGCGTGGGCATTCAAGGCCGCCGCTGTGCGCATGGACGAAACCAACACCTCCACGCACCAGCGCGTGCAGTCCACCGGCCAGGGCGTGAACGCGGATGGCAGCGGTATTACCTACGCCGACTGGATCACCGACTTCCACAACACCAAGCTCGGCCTGGATATGAACCTGGTCGGTCATTTCGACACCGGCCCCCTGGCCCATGAGATCACCCTCGGTGGCAACTACTCCAAGCTGACTTCGGACGACGCCTACTGGCGCAACTTCGCCGCCTCCGACGACAGCCTCTTCGGCATCGACCACGACCGCCCGGAGCCCAGCCGCGACAGCCTGTTCGACGGCAAACTCCCGCGCGCCAACAAAGCCAGCTACGACATTCGGCAGAAAGGCCTGTATGGCGTATGGCGGGTCAAACCGACAGACGACCTGACCCTGATCGTCGGCTCACGGGTCAGCTGGTTCGACTACAGCTGGGACTCGATCGACTTCGACAGCCGCACCGACCCCGGCACCCGCTACCCCACCAGCCGCATGACAGAAAGCGGCGAAGTCACGCCCTACGCCGGTTTCGTCTATGACCTCACCCGCGAATGGGCGTGGTACGCCAGCTACACCGACGTGTTCGTGCCGCAGACCGAACGCGCGGTCAACAACGTGCCGCTCAAACCGGTGATCGGCAGCAATTACGAAACAGGCCTCAAGGGCGAACTGCTCGACGGCCGGGTCAACGCCTCCCTGGCGATATTCCGCTACGACCAGGAAAACCGTGCCGTCACCGACGTGGCCTCGGGCTTTGCCTGCGACGACTGGTACTGCTCCACGGCAGCGGGCAAGGTGCGCAGCCAAGGCATCGAAGCCGAAATCAGCGGCGAAGTGCTGAGCGGGCTGCAGCTGTTTGCCGGCTACACCTACAACACCACCAAGTTCCTCGACGACCCGGACGAACAAGGCCGCGTGTTCAGCCAGTGGACGCCCAAGCACATGTTGCGCGCCTGGGCCGACTACACCCTGCCGCTGGACGACCAGCGCTGGAGCACAGGCCTGGGCTTCACCACCCAGAGCCATACCCTGGGCTACGAGCGCACCTATACCGTGCCCGGCTATACCGTGTGGAGTGCGCGCCTGGCCTACCAGTTGACCCCGGAGGTGAGCCTGGCGGTCAACGGCAACAACCTGTTCGACAAAAAGTACTGGGTGGCGGGGTTCAACCAGCTGAACGGCAGCAACAACTATGGCGAGCCACGCAACTTCATGTTCACGGTCAAGTACACGCCGGAGTTCTGA
- a CDS encoding FecR family protein, with translation MVALNAGTPDDALLQRLAHWLQQDPAHQQAWERLQARLGRPIATLRALEQRAPGQAAEARQVLLQPTHSRREVLAALTGVGLFGAALWGGWRSNSTQNWLADLHTGSGERRSFTLADGSRLSLNSASAVDLHFDATQRLLTLRRGELLIQVAADPQRPLRVRTAQGQVQALGTRFLVSQEASATRVVVLEHSVRASLPDGRWRNLQQGQAALLRSHAIEPLSDDQQHRAAWLDGRLEVLDEPLQGVIDALSPYQRGYVRVAPAVRNLRVQGVFPLDQPQQALLALAESLPISVEHYGPWLTLIGPAQK, from the coding sequence ATGGTGGCGCTCAACGCCGGCACGCCCGACGACGCCTTGCTGCAGCGCCTGGCCCACTGGCTGCAACAGGACCCCGCCCACCAGCAGGCCTGGGAGCGCCTGCAGGCCCGCCTGGGGCGGCCGATCGCCACCTTGCGCGCCCTGGAACAGCGCGCCCCAGGCCAGGCCGCCGAGGCACGCCAGGTGCTGCTGCAACCCACCCATTCGCGCCGCGAAGTGCTAGCAGCGCTGACCGGTGTCGGCCTGTTCGGTGCTGCCCTGTGGGGCGGCTGGCGCAGCAACAGCACGCAGAACTGGCTGGCCGACCTGCACACCGGCAGTGGCGAGCGCCGCAGTTTCACCCTCGCCGACGGCAGCCGCCTGAGCCTCAACAGCGCCAGCGCCGTCGACCTGCACTTCGACGCCACCCAGCGCCTGCTGACCCTGCGCCGCGGCGAACTGCTGATCCAGGTCGCCGCCGACCCCCAGCGGCCGTTGCGCGTGCGCACCGCTCAGGGCCAGGTCCAGGCCTTGGGCACACGTTTCCTGGTCAGCCAGGAGGCTAGCGCCACGCGCGTCGTGGTGCTGGAACATAGCGTGCGCGCCAGCCTGCCCGACGGCCGCTGGCGCAACCTGCAGCAAGGCCAGGCGGCATTACTGCGCAGTCACGCCATCGAACCCCTGAGCGACGACCAACAGCACCGCGCCGCCTGGCTCGATGGCCGCCTGGAAGTGCTCGACGAACCGCTGCAGGGGGTGATCGACGCCCTGAGCCCCTACCAGCGCGGCTATGTGCGGGTCGCACCTGCGGTGCGCAACCTGCGGGTACAAGGCGTGTTCCCCCTCGACCAGCCACAGCAAGCGCTGCTGGCCCTGGCCGAGAGCTTGCCGATCAGCGTCGAACACTATGGCCCATGGCTGACCTTGATCGGCCCTGCGCAAAAATAA
- a CDS encoding sigma-70 family RNA polymerase sigma factor yields the protein MDSTSTRKLGFFFSDHHRWLLQHIHKRLRNRADAEDTASEAFCQMLGARVDPDSIEQPRAYLSTIARRLIFDRHRRRQLEQAYLERLAQLPEPVAPSAEEQLLLIEALVAIDQVLDGLPAIVKAAFLYSQLDGMSYVDIAARLQISERTVSRYMKQALRQCYLCEVQP from the coding sequence TTGGACAGCACGTCGACCCGCAAGCTGGGCTTTTTCTTCAGCGACCATCACCGCTGGCTGCTCCAACATATCCACAAGCGTCTACGCAATCGCGCCGATGCCGAGGACACTGCCTCCGAAGCGTTCTGCCAGATGCTCGGCGCCCGTGTCGACCCCGACAGCATCGAGCAACCACGCGCCTACCTCTCGACCATCGCGCGGCGGCTGATCTTCGACCGTCACCGCCGCCGCCAACTGGAACAGGCCTACCTGGAGCGCCTGGCGCAGCTACCCGAGCCAGTGGCCCCCAGCGCTGAAGAGCAGTTGTTGCTGATCGAGGCGTTGGTGGCCATCGACCAGGTGCTGGACGGCCTCCCCGCCATCGTCAAAGCAGCCTTCCTCTACAGCCAGCTCGATGGCATGAGCTATGTCGATATCGCTGCCCGCCTGCAGATCAGCGAGCGCACCGTCAGCCGCTACATGAAGCAGGCCCTGCGCCAGTGCTACCTGTGCGAGGTGCAGCCGTGA
- a CDS encoding NAD(P)H-dependent oxidoreductase: MQALIVIGHHDPDSLTHALARQIAEGLASAGHGSEIADLAGEGFDPRFGLADHAVHRRLGAPPADVLLEQARIDRADALVLVYPIYWWSLPALLKGWVERVFSNGWAFDYQDGITIKKLRGLKVHLVGVAGADAGTFQRHGYGEAMRVQIEHGIFDYCGAEVLSSTRLEDSEGADAALLLPAARKLGEHLFSAVPLRGMQRPG, translated from the coding sequence ATGCAAGCCTTGATCGTCATTGGCCACCACGACCCTGACTCCCTCACCCATGCCCTCGCCCGGCAGATTGCCGAAGGCCTGGCCAGCGCCGGCCACGGCAGCGAAATCGCCGACCTGGCCGGCGAAGGTTTCGACCCGCGTTTTGGCCTGGCTGACCACGCCGTGCACCGTCGCCTGGGCGCACCACCGGCCGACGTGCTGCTGGAACAGGCCCGCATCGACCGCGCCGATGCCCTGGTGCTGGTCTACCCGATCTACTGGTGGTCGCTGCCGGCCCTGCTCAAAGGCTGGGTCGAGCGGGTGTTCAGCAATGGCTGGGCATTCGACTACCAGGACGGCATCACGATCAAGAAGCTGCGTGGCCTGAAAGTGCACCTGGTCGGCGTGGCGGGCGCCGATGCCGGCACGTTCCAGCGCCATGGCTACGGTGAGGCGATGCGCGTGCAGATCGAGCACGGCATCTTCGACTACTGCGGCGCCGAGGTGCTCAGTTCGACCCGGCTGGAAGACAGCGAAGGCGCGGACGCCGCGCTGCTGCTCCCCGCCGCCCGGAAACTGGGCGAGCACCTGTTCAGCGCCGTCCCATTGCGAGGCATGCAACGACCCGGCTAA
- a CDS encoding TetR/AcrR family transcriptional regulator, whose product MSSEDKAQPRKRLSREERRRQLLDVAWQLVREEGTEALSLGRLAEQAGVTKPVVYDHFETRTGLLAALYQDYDARQSVMLARALDGCEATLSGRAGVIAAAYVDCVMSQGREMPGVSAALAGSPELEAVKRVYEQPFLDKCRAALGDFAPSGAIGAAGMRLLVGAAEALSQAAAAGELEAVQAKVELEAAIVAMVERQ is encoded by the coding sequence ATGTCAAGCGAAGACAAGGCCCAGCCACGCAAGCGTCTGTCCCGCGAAGAGCGGCGGCGTCAGTTGCTCGATGTGGCCTGGCAGCTGGTGCGCGAGGAAGGCACCGAAGCCCTGAGCCTCGGCCGCCTGGCCGAGCAGGCTGGGGTTACCAAGCCAGTGGTGTATGACCATTTTGAGACCCGTACCGGGCTGTTGGCGGCGTTGTACCAGGATTACGATGCGCGCCAGTCGGTGATGCTCGCCCGGGCGCTGGACGGCTGTGAGGCGACCTTGTCAGGGCGTGCCGGGGTGATTGCGGCTGCCTATGTGGACTGCGTGATGAGCCAGGGGCGCGAGATGCCCGGGGTGTCGGCCGCTCTGGCCGGGTCGCCGGAACTGGAAGCAGTGAAGCGCGTGTACGAGCAACCGTTTCTCGACAAGTGCCGTGCGGCGTTGGGCGATTTTGCGCCCAGTGGAGCGATTGGCGCCGCGGGCATGCGCCTGCTGGTGGGCGCGGCCGAGGCGCTGTCGCAAGCGGCTGCGGCAGGGGAGTTGGAGGCGGTGCAGGCCAAGGTAGAACTGGAGGCTGCGATCGTTGCCATGGTCGAGCGGCAATGA
- a CDS encoding AraC family transcriptional regulator has protein sequence MQLTRHVDANAPLCSLIRSLATRPGFVPTHLPQVQVLSWDHYVASSPQIYEPSLMILAQGSKLARLGPRTLEYGAGHYLVQALSVPFMCETFATPDEPLLGVAVDIDRGVLGELVQSMDLAPDPAVQAQTPQSMTSAALDAPMRDCVERLLHCLQDPLDAKVLGPARIREVLYTALRGPQAGVLRALVEQQGHFARIGAALMHLRAHYTEPLSVEALAACANMSVSTFHEHFKRCTDMAPMQYLKRLRLLKAQQMLIGEGLGVAQTAHRVGYQSTSQFSREYKRQFARSPGDELPYQSLPV, from the coding sequence ATGCAACTGACCCGCCACGTCGACGCCAACGCCCCCCTGTGTTCGCTGATCCGCAGCCTGGCCACCCGCCCGGGCTTCGTGCCCACGCACCTGCCCCAGGTGCAGGTACTTAGCTGGGATCACTACGTGGCCAGCAGCCCGCAGATCTACGAGCCGAGCCTGATGATCCTGGCCCAGGGCAGCAAACTGGCGCGCCTGGGGCCGCGCACCCTGGAGTACGGTGCCGGGCACTACCTGGTGCAGGCGCTGTCGGTGCCGTTCATGTGCGAGACCTTTGCCACCCCCGACGAGCCGCTGCTGGGCGTGGCGGTGGACATCGACCGCGGTGTGCTGGGCGAGCTGGTGCAGAGCATGGACCTGGCACCCGACCCGGCGGTACAGGCGCAGACGCCACAGTCGATGACCTCGGCGGCGCTCGATGCGCCGATGCGTGATTGCGTGGAACGCCTGCTGCACTGCCTGCAGGACCCGCTGGACGCCAAGGTGCTGGGCCCGGCGCGCATTCGCGAAGTGCTGTATACCGCACTGCGCGGCCCGCAGGCGGGGGTGTTGCGGGCGCTGGTCGAGCAGCAAGGGCACTTCGCCCGGATCGGTGCCGCGCTCATGCACTTGCGCGCGCATTACACCGAGCCGCTGAGTGTCGAGGCACTGGCCGCTTGCGCCAACATGAGCGTTTCGACCTTCCACGAGCACTTCAAACGCTGCACAGACATGGCGCCGATGCAGTACCTCAAGCGCTTGCGCCTGCTCAAGGCGCAGCAGATGCTGATCGGCGAAGGGCTGGGTGTGGCGCAGACGGCGCACCGGGTGGGGTACCAGAGCACCTCGCAGTTCAGCCGCGAGTACAAGCGCCAGTTTGCCCGCAGCCCTGGGGATGAACTGCCCTACCAGAGCCTGCCGGTCTGA